In Streptomyces alboniger, the following are encoded in one genomic region:
- the soxR gene encoding redox-sensitive transcriptional activator SoxR, whose amino-acid sequence MTAHLAPDAKEATVGELSARSGVSPSALRFYEREGLITSRRTAGNQRRFSRDTLRRVAFIRTSQRLGIPLATIREVLGLLPEDRTPTREDWARISECWRADLDARLRTLRRLRDNLTDCIGCGCLSLATCALANPSDELGERGPGARRLVEEKDPSAAKSCPETPADAGGAVS is encoded by the coding sequence ATGACCGCGCATCTCGCACCGGACGCCAAGGAAGCCACCGTCGGGGAACTCTCCGCGCGCAGCGGGGTCTCCCCCTCGGCCCTGCGCTTCTACGAGCGCGAGGGACTCATCACGTCCCGCCGCACCGCCGGCAATCAGCGCCGCTTCAGCCGCGACACCCTGCGCAGGGTCGCCTTCATCCGCACCTCGCAGCGGCTCGGCATCCCGCTTGCCACCATCCGCGAGGTGCTCGGCCTGCTTCCCGAGGACCGTACGCCGACCCGCGAGGACTGGGCGCGGATCTCCGAGTGCTGGCGGGCCGACCTCGACGCCCGGCTCCGCACGCTGCGGCGGCTGCGCGACAACCTCACCGACTGCATCGGCTGCGGCTGCCTCTCGCTCGCCACGTGCGCGCTGGCCAACCCGTCGGACGAGCTGGGCGAGCGCGGACCCGGGGCGCGCCGCCTGGTGGAGGAAAAGGACCCGTCCGCCGCGAAGAGCTGCCCGGAGACGCCGGCGGACGCAGGGGGAGCCGTCTCGTAG
- a CDS encoding aminotransferase class IV family protein, whose amino-acid sequence MTTTELVQRIEIDGQPATAGSLLWPALVTTGHFTAMQVRGGKVRGIDHHLARLDAATRELFGRELDGERVRGAVRHILRDDIDDASVRVYVHAPDGEPSLMVTVREPVELPDGMVARAQALMSVPYQRPFAHIKHLGGFGQARHGELARSAGFDDALLTGPGGKISEGAVTNIAFFDGTRVVWPDAPHLAGVTMQLIEARLPAAGLPTSHAPVTLADLPSYAAAFVTNAWGVSPVRRVDDVTYDVDEKLMATVAGVYEAAPWDTI is encoded by the coding sequence ATGACAACCACGGAGCTGGTGCAGCGAATCGAGATCGACGGACAGCCGGCCACCGCGGGAAGCCTGCTCTGGCCGGCCCTCGTCACCACGGGGCACTTCACCGCGATGCAGGTCAGGGGCGGCAAGGTGCGCGGCATCGACCACCATCTGGCCCGGCTCGACGCGGCCACGCGCGAGCTGTTCGGGCGGGAGCTGGACGGGGAGCGGGTGCGCGGCGCGGTCCGGCACATCCTGCGTGACGACATCGACGACGCGTCCGTACGCGTATATGTCCACGCGCCAGACGGGGAGCCGTCCCTCATGGTCACCGTGCGGGAGCCCGTCGAGCTGCCCGACGGCATGGTGGCGCGCGCGCAAGCGCTGATGTCCGTGCCGTACCAGCGGCCCTTCGCCCACATCAAGCATCTGGGCGGCTTCGGCCAGGCCCGCCACGGCGAGCTGGCGCGGTCCGCCGGCTTCGACGACGCGCTGCTCACCGGCCCCGGCGGGAAGATCAGCGAGGGCGCCGTCACGAACATCGCCTTCTTCGACGGCACGCGGGTCGTGTGGCCCGACGCGCCTCATCTGGCCGGGGTCACGATGCAGCTGATCGAGGCGCGGCTGCCGGCCGCCGGGCTGCCCACCTCGCACGCCCCCGTCACCCTCGCGGACCTGCCGTCGTACGCGGCGGCCTTCGTCACCAACGCGTGGGGGGTCAGCCCGGTGCGCCGCGTCGACGACGTGACGTACGACGTCGACGAGAAGCTGATGGCGACCGTGGCCGGGGTCTACGAGGCCGCGCCCTGGGACACGATCTGA
- a CDS encoding class F sortase codes for MRETGSKRTGNAVIATVTAVALCTGAWLLSSGTASHPPPQPSSAQAAPTRPQGPRPDPGTAPLPPSPPDRVRIPAIGVDAPLMGLGLTRQGSLDVPPSERKNLAGWYEAGTTPGERGTAIVAGHVDNKEGPAVFYELGALRKGRTIEVERRDGSVAVFTVDANEVYDAKDFPDEKVYGAASRPELRVITCGGKYSERTGYQGNVVVFAHLTAVR; via the coding sequence ATGCGCGAGACAGGCTCCAAGAGGACCGGCAACGCCGTCATAGCGACCGTCACCGCCGTGGCGCTCTGCACCGGTGCCTGGCTGCTGAGCAGCGGCACCGCCTCGCATCCGCCTCCGCAGCCCTCCTCCGCGCAGGCCGCGCCGACCCGGCCCCAGGGCCCGCGCCCCGACCCCGGCACCGCACCGCTGCCGCCGTCGCCGCCCGACCGGGTGCGGATCCCGGCGATCGGGGTCGACGCGCCCCTGATGGGGCTCGGCCTGACCCGGCAGGGGAGCCTTGACGTGCCGCCGTCCGAGCGGAAGAACCTCGCGGGCTGGTACGAGGCCGGCACCACGCCCGGCGAGCGGGGCACCGCGATCGTGGCGGGCCACGTCGACAACAAGGAGGGCCCCGCCGTCTTCTACGAGCTGGGCGCGTTGCGCAAGGGCCGCACGATCGAGGTCGAGCGCAGGGACGGCAGCGTGGCCGTCTTCACGGTCGACGCGAACGAGGTGTACGACGCGAAGGACTTCCCCGACGAGAAGGTGTACGGCGCCGCTTCCCGCCCCGAGCTGCGGGTGATCACCTGCGGCGGGAAGTACTCGGAACGGACCGGCTACCAGGGCAATGTGGTGGTCTTCGCGCATCTGACGGCGGTGCGCTGA
- a CDS encoding sulfite exporter TauE/SafE family protein, with translation MPDIPLTTVVVLCLAALAAGWIDAVVGGGGLLLLPALLLGLPGGTPAAHALGTNKAVAIVGTTGAAVTYVRKTPVDVPTAVRVGLAALAGSMGGAFFAAGMSTDVLRPVIMVVLVAVGAFVILRPAFGTAPPAEPASPKRILAAIGFAGLGIGFYDGLIGPGTGTFLVLALTAVLHLDLVAASATAKIVNCCTNAGALAMFAWQGAVMWQLAGLMAAFNLTGGMFGARTALKRGSGFVRVVLLVTVFGLVTKMAYEQWVA, from the coding sequence ATGCCTGACATACCCCTGACCACGGTCGTCGTCCTCTGCCTCGCCGCCCTCGCGGCCGGCTGGATCGACGCCGTGGTCGGCGGCGGCGGACTGCTGCTGCTCCCCGCCCTGCTGCTCGGCCTGCCGGGCGGCACCCCGGCCGCGCACGCCCTCGGCACCAACAAGGCCGTGGCGATCGTCGGGACGACCGGCGCCGCGGTGACGTACGTACGGAAGACCCCCGTCGACGTGCCCACCGCCGTCCGGGTCGGCCTCGCCGCGCTCGCGGGGTCGATGGGCGGCGCCTTCTTCGCGGCGGGGATGAGCACCGACGTACTGAGGCCCGTGATCATGGTGGTGCTCGTCGCCGTCGGCGCCTTCGTGATCCTGCGGCCAGCCTTCGGTACCGCGCCCCCCGCCGAGCCCGCCTCGCCGAAGCGGATCCTCGCCGCGATCGGGTTCGCGGGACTCGGCATCGGCTTCTACGACGGTCTCATCGGCCCCGGCACGGGCACCTTCCTCGTGCTCGCCCTGACCGCCGTGCTCCACCTCGACCTGGTCGCCGCCTCGGCCACCGCCAAGATCGTCAACTGCTGCACCAACGCCGGCGCCCTCGCGATGTTCGCCTGGCAGGGCGCGGTCATGTGGCAACTGGCCGGACTGATGGCCGCCTTCAATCTCACCGGCGGGATGTTCGGCGCGCGCACGGCGCTGAAGAGGGGCAGCGGTTTCGTCCGGGTCGTGCTCCTGGTCACCGTCTTCGGGCTCGTGACCAAGATGGCGTACGAGCAGTGGGTGGCCTGA